From the Deinococcus aetherius genome, the window GTCCTGCGGCTGTCGGAACTGCCGCTCAGCCACGTGCGGCAGGCGGCCGATTAAGCGGGCCCGCCTCATGCGGGGGGCAGGGGCATTCCGCGTCTACTCGGCCGCGCACCCCTGCCCGTCCAGTGGCCGCCGGGCACCCGACTTCCGGGCGGCTGAGCCCCCTGCGTGGGCCACGTCTCTCGGCGGCCCCTGGCCCTGGTGCCCCAGCCTGGACCACGGGGATCAGCGCCGTCAACCCACCTGGAGGCCGGGTCGCTCACACGCACGGGCGCACCCAAAGGCCAAGAAGTAAGCCCCGGGGCCTACACGGCGCCCAGGAGCAAAGGGACCGACTTCACCCGGCCAGTTGTGTGGGACACCCCAACCTTAAAACCCCAGCATCAAGGTGGGATGCAAACCCAAGGAAGAGGCCTTCACCGCTCAGGCGCAGCGGTCGGCGGTGAGCCAGCGCCGACCAAGCTGGTTGATGGTGGTGACGAACTCGGCGAACCCCTCGGGCTTGAGCAGGTAGTCGTCCGCGCCGCAGGCCAGGCACGCCTCGCGGTCCTGGGACAGGTTCGAGGTGGTGAAGATCACCACCGGCACCTCCCGGAGCGCGGCGTCCCCCTTGATGGCGCACAACACCTGGTGGCCGTTCACCCGGGGCATGTTCAGGTCGAGCAGAATCAGGTCCGGTTGTCCCGCCGGGCGCCCGGCGTAGGCTCCGCGGCGGGAGAGGAAGTCCAGCGCCTCGGCCCCGTCGCGCGCCACGCTGACCTTACACTGCACGTTGCTGAGTTCCAGCGCCGCGCACGCCAGCTCGACGTCGTGTGCGTTGTCCTCGACGATCAGCAGGTGCCTGGACAGGCGGACTCCTTTCAGGAAGCAGGGCGCCCGGTGGCGCCCCTCGCGCTTCAGAATACCTTGACGTGTGAAAAAGGACACGTCCGCTGTATTCCTACCCGTGGGATGCAGACTCAACGGCGCAGTCCAGCGCCTTCCTCCAGCACGGAGAGGATCGCCTCCGTCAAGCCCCGGGCATCTGCCCGCGCCTCCTCGGCCTGGTTGAAGCGGAAGGCGTGGGCCGTCTCGTAGGATGTTTTGCGAACGCAGTATCCGAGCACTGCCCAATGCGGGGCGTCGAAAGCCTCGGGATGGAAGAGGTGGACGACCGCCTGGGACCCTTGCTCCTCGCCTCCCGCCAGCTCGACGTGGGCCAGGCCGAACGCCGTGGCATGGTTCTGCGGCTCCTCCTGCTCGGGGAGTCCCTCGACTGGCACGAACGAGGCCCCGACGACCGGCGGAACATCACATTCCTGGTGCCAGAGCACCGTCAGTCCTCAATCCCCGGGTGCAGGGCGGTCGACTGGAGCGCCGCTCGGGCTTGGCACAGGGCGCTCCCGCG encodes:
- a CDS encoding response regulator, coding for MSFFTRQGILKREGRHRAPCFLKGVRLSRHLLIVEDNAHDVELACAALELSNVQCKVSVARDGAEALDFLSRRGAYAGRPAGQPDLILLDLNMPRVNGHQVLCAIKGDAALREVPVVIFTTSNLSQDREACLACGADDYLLKPEGFAEFVTTINQLGRRWLTADRCA